From Streptomyces sp. HUAS MG91, the proteins below share one genomic window:
- a CDS encoding ABC transporter permease subunit has product MSVEPLSTQIHNIGYRHYDGPRLGRAYARRSLFSQSLRGAYGLGRSAKSKVLPMLLFVVMCVPALIMVAVAVATKAKDLPLDYTRYAIVLQAVIGLYVASQAPQAVSRDLRFKTVPLYFSRPIERVDYVAAKYAAMASALFILTAAPLIVLYVGALLAKLDFTEQTKGFGQGLVSVLLLSLLFAGIGLVVSAVTPRRGFGIAAVIAVLTISYGAVSTVQAIADTRDNGFAVSWLGLFSPITLIDGVQTAFLGATSAFPGAHGPSAGQGVVYLLVVLGLIAGSYGLLMRRYRKVGL; this is encoded by the coding sequence ATGAGCGTTGAGCCTTTGAGCACCCAGATCCACAACATCGGCTACCGCCACTACGACGGCCCGCGCCTGGGCCGCGCGTACGCCCGCCGCTCGCTCTTCTCGCAGAGCCTGCGCGGCGCGTACGGCCTGGGCCGCTCGGCCAAGTCGAAGGTGCTGCCGATGCTGCTCTTCGTCGTGATGTGCGTGCCCGCGCTGATCATGGTCGCGGTCGCCGTCGCCACCAAGGCGAAGGACCTCCCGCTCGACTACACGCGCTACGCGATCGTCCTCCAGGCGGTCATCGGCCTCTACGTCGCCTCGCAGGCGCCGCAGGCCGTCTCGCGCGACCTGCGCTTCAAGACGGTCCCGCTCTACTTCTCGCGCCCCATCGAGCGCGTCGACTACGTGGCGGCGAAGTACGCGGCCATGGCGTCGGCCCTGTTCATCCTCACGGCGGCGCCGCTGATCGTCCTCTACGTAGGCGCTCTGCTCGCCAAGCTGGACTTCACCGAGCAGACCAAGGGATTCGGCCAGGGACTGGTGTCCGTGCTGCTGCTGTCGCTGCTCTTCGCCGGGATCGGCCTGGTCGTGTCCGCCGTCACGCCGCGCCGCGGCTTCGGCATCGCCGCCGTCATCGCCGTCCTGACCATCTCCTACGGAGCGGTCTCCACGGTCCAGGCCATCGCCGACACGCGGGACAACGGCTTCGCGGTGTCCTGGCTCGGCCTCTTCTCCCCGATCACCCTCATCGACGGCGTACAGACCGCCTTCCTGGGCGCCACGTCCGCCTTCCCGGGCGCGCACGGTCCCTCCGCCGGCCAGGGCGTGGTCTATCTGCTCGTCGTCCTCGGGCTCATCGCCGGCTCCTACGGCCTGCTGATGCGCCGCTACCGGAAGGTCGGACTGTGA
- a CDS encoding ABC transporter ATP-binding protein produces MTAIEIDHVSRWFGNVVAVNDVTMTIGPGVTGLLGPNGAGKSTLINMMGGFLAPSNGTVTLDGQPIWRNEQIYRHIGIVPEREGMYDFLTGAEFVVANAELHGLGKKEAQAALATVEMEYAQDRKISTYSKGMRQRVKMASALVHNPSVLLLDEPFNGMDPRQRMQLMDLLRRMGDEGRTVLFSSHILEEVEQLASHIEVIVAGRHAASGDFRKIRRLMTDRPHRYLIRSSDDRGLAAALIADPSTAGIEVDLKEGALRIQAVDFGRFTTLLPKVAREHGIRLLTVSPSDESLESVFSYLVAA; encoded by the coding sequence GTGACCGCCATCGAAATCGACCACGTCTCCCGGTGGTTCGGCAACGTCGTCGCCGTCAACGACGTGACGATGACCATCGGCCCCGGCGTCACCGGCCTCCTCGGTCCGAACGGGGCGGGAAAGTCCACGCTGATCAACATGATGGGCGGCTTCCTCGCCCCGTCGAACGGCACGGTCACGCTCGACGGACAGCCGATCTGGCGCAACGAACAGATCTACCGCCACATCGGCATCGTCCCCGAGCGCGAGGGGATGTACGACTTCCTCACGGGCGCCGAATTCGTCGTGGCCAACGCCGAGTTGCACGGCCTCGGCAAGAAGGAGGCGCAAGCGGCGCTCGCCACCGTCGAGATGGAGTACGCGCAGGACCGCAAGATCTCGACGTACTCCAAGGGCATGCGGCAGCGCGTGAAGATGGCCTCCGCGCTGGTCCACAACCCGTCGGTGCTGCTCCTGGACGAGCCGTTCAACGGCATGGACCCGCGCCAGCGCATGCAGCTGATGGACCTGCTGCGACGCATGGGCGACGAGGGCCGCACGGTGCTGTTCTCCTCGCACATCCTCGAAGAGGTCGAGCAGTTGGCCTCCCACATCGAGGTGATCGTCGCCGGACGGCACGCGGCCAGCGGCGACTTCCGCAAGATCCGCCGGCTGATGACCGACCGGCCGCACCGCTATCTGATCCGCTCCAGCGACGACCGGGGCCTCGCCGCCGCGCTGATCGCGGACCCGTCGACAGCGGGGATCGAAGTCGACCTGAAGGAAGGCGCGTTGCGGATCCAGGCCGTCGACTTCGGCCGGTTCACGACGCTGTTGCCGAAGGTCGCGCGCGAGCACGGCATCCGCCTGCTCACCGTCTCGCCGTCCGACGAGTCCCTCGAGTCCGTCTTCTCTTATCTGGTCGCGGCCTAG
- a CDS encoding ABC transporter permease yields the protein MYDPTVARLTYRALLGRRRALILFALPLLLIVISGLVRALTGADDQTAADVLGGFALATMVPLIGVIAGTGAIGPEIDDGSVVYLLSKPVKRPTIIFTKLIVAIAVTMVFSAVPTLIAGLILNGNGQQIAVAYTVAALVASIAYAAIFLLLGTVTRHAVVFGLVYALVWEALFGSLVSGARTLSVQQWSLAVAHKVTGGDLVTSDVGLPLATVLLVAVTVLATWYAGQKLRSLTLAGEE from the coding sequence ATGTACGACCCCACTGTCGCCCGGCTCACCTACCGGGCTCTGCTCGGCCGCCGCCGGGCCCTCATCCTCTTCGCGCTGCCACTGCTGCTCATCGTGATCTCCGGCCTGGTCCGCGCGCTCACCGGAGCCGACGACCAGACCGCCGCCGACGTGCTCGGCGGGTTCGCGCTCGCCACGATGGTGCCGCTGATCGGTGTCATCGCGGGCACCGGCGCGATCGGCCCCGAGATCGACGACGGATCGGTCGTCTATCTGCTGTCCAAGCCGGTCAAGCGGCCCACGATCATCTTCACCAAGCTCATCGTCGCCATCGCCGTGACCATGGTGTTCTCGGCCGTCCCGACCCTGATCGCGGGCCTGATCCTGAACGGGAACGGGCAGCAGATCGCCGTCGCCTACACGGTCGCCGCCCTGGTGGCCTCGATCGCGTACGCCGCGATCTTCCTGCTGCTCGGCACGGTCACCCGGCACGCCGTCGTCTTCGGGCTCGTCTACGCCCTGGTCTGGGAGGCGCTGTTCGGCTCGCTGGTGTCCGGGGCGCGCACGCTCAGCGTCCAGCAGTGGTCCCTCGCCGTGGCCCACAAGGTGACCGGCGGCGACCTCGTCACCTCGGACGTCGGGCTGCCGCTGGCCACGGTGCTGCTGGTGGCCGTGACCGTACTGGCGACCTGGTACGCGGGGCAGAAGCTGCGGTCGCTGACGCTGGCGGGAGAGGAGTAG
- a CDS encoding HAD family hydrolase gives MSHPAPPATAFPYKLVATDLDGTLLRPDETVSERTREALVAATAAGAAHIVVTGRAVPWTRHILDDLGYEGLAVCGQGAQVYHAGEHRLLTSVTLDRQLAGLALSKIEAELGPLALAASRDGLDGEVIVGPGYEVGEGHLPAIPFTDVSELWAAPLNKVYVQHPGLTDDQLAEVARATAGDLVGVTMAGEGIVELLPLGLSKATGLSLAARRLGVKAADTIAFGDMPNDIPMFGWASHGVAMANAHTQLKAVADEVTTSNAEDGIAVVLERLLEP, from the coding sequence GTGAGCCACCCCGCTCCCCCCGCCACCGCCTTCCCGTACAAGCTCGTCGCGACGGACCTCGACGGAACGCTCCTGCGACCCGACGAGACCGTCTCCGAGCGCACGCGTGAGGCGCTCGTCGCGGCCACCGCGGCGGGTGCCGCGCACATCGTCGTGACCGGCAGGGCGGTGCCCTGGACCCGGCACATCCTCGACGACCTCGGTTACGAGGGACTCGCGGTGTGCGGCCAGGGCGCACAGGTGTACCACGCGGGGGAGCACCGGCTGCTCACGTCCGTGACGCTCGACCGGCAGCTGGCGGGCCTCGCGCTCTCCAAGATCGAGGCGGAGCTCGGCCCGCTGGCGCTCGCCGCCAGCCGGGACGGGCTCGACGGCGAGGTCATCGTCGGCCCCGGCTACGAGGTCGGCGAGGGACACCTGCCGGCCATCCCCTTCACGGACGTCTCCGAGCTGTGGGCGGCGCCGCTGAACAAGGTGTACGTGCAGCACCCGGGCCTCACCGACGACCAGCTCGCGGAGGTCGCGCGGGCGACGGCCGGCGATCTGGTGGGCGTCACGATGGCGGGCGAGGGCATCGTGGAGCTGCTCCCCCTGGGCCTGTCCAAGGCCACGGGCCTGTCGCTGGCCGCCCGCAGGCTGGGCGTGAAGGCCGCGGACACCATCGCGTTCGGCGACATGCCCAACGACATCCCGATGTTCGGCTGGGCCTCCCACGGCGTCGCGATGGCCAACGCCCACACTCAGCTCAAGGCCGTGGCCGACGAGGTGACGACCTCCAACGCGGAGGACGGCATCGCAGTCGTCCTGGAACGCCTGCTGGAACCCTGA
- the serS gene encoding serine--tRNA ligase, translating into MIDLRLLREDPDRVRASQRARGEDVALVDSVLSADERRRSSGLRFDELRNEQKTLGKLIPKASPEERQELLKKTGELSAAVKAAEAEQREAEEESQRLALQLGNIVHPDVPRGGEEDFVVLETHGTIRDFGAEGFEPKDHLELGEALGAIDVERGAKVSGSRFYYLTGVGALLELALVNAAIAQATEAGFTPMLTPALVRPRAMEGTGFLGQAAENVYHLEKDDYYLVGTSEVPLAAYHMDEIIEANQLPLRYAGFSPCFRREAGTYGKDTRGIFRVHQFDKVEMFSYVHPDDAENEHQRLLEWEKQWLTGLELPFQVIDVATGDLGSSASRKFDCEAWIPTQGKYRELTSASNCDGFQARRLSIRMRDGKKTQPLATLNGTLCAVPRTIVAILENHQQADGSVRVPEVLRPYLGGRTTLDPK; encoded by the coding sequence GTGATTGACCTTCGCCTGCTCCGTGAGGACCCCGACCGTGTTCGCGCCTCCCAGCGCGCCCGTGGAGAGGACGTCGCGCTCGTCGACTCCGTCCTGTCCGCCGACGAGCGGCGCAGGTCGTCCGGGCTCCGCTTCGACGAACTCCGCAACGAGCAGAAGACGCTCGGCAAGCTGATCCCCAAGGCCTCCCCCGAGGAGCGCCAGGAGCTGCTGAAGAAGACGGGCGAGCTCTCCGCCGCCGTGAAGGCGGCCGAGGCCGAGCAGCGCGAGGCGGAGGAGGAGTCCCAGCGACTCGCCCTCCAGCTGGGCAACATCGTGCACCCCGACGTCCCGCGCGGCGGCGAGGAGGACTTCGTCGTCCTGGAGACGCACGGCACGATCCGCGACTTCGGCGCCGAGGGCTTCGAGCCCAAGGACCACCTGGAGCTCGGCGAGGCGCTCGGCGCGATCGACGTCGAGCGCGGCGCGAAGGTCTCGGGCTCGCGCTTCTACTACCTCACCGGTGTCGGCGCCCTGCTGGAGCTGGCGCTGGTCAACGCGGCGATCGCGCAGGCCACCGAGGCCGGCTTCACGCCGATGCTGACCCCCGCCCTGGTGCGCCCGCGCGCCATGGAGGGCACCGGCTTCCTCGGCCAGGCCGCGGAGAACGTGTACCACCTGGAGAAGGACGACTACTACCTGGTCGGCACCTCCGAGGTCCCGCTCGCCGCGTACCACATGGACGAGATCATCGAGGCGAACCAGCTGCCGCTGCGCTACGCCGGCTTCTCGCCCTGCTTCCGCCGCGAGGCGGGCACGTACGGCAAGGACACCCGCGGCATCTTCCGCGTGCACCAGTTCGACAAGGTCGAGATGTTCTCGTACGTCCACCCCGACGACGCGGAGAACGAGCACCAGCGGCTCCTGGAGTGGGAGAAGCAGTGGCTGACCGGCCTGGAGCTGCCGTTCCAGGTGATCGACGTCGCCACCGGTGACCTCGGCTCCTCGGCCTCGCGCAAGTTCGACTGCGAGGCGTGGATCCCGACCCAGGGCAAGTACCGCGAGCTGACCTCGGCCTCGAACTGCGACGGCTTCCAGGCGCGCCGCCTGTCCATCCGGATGCGCGACGGCAAGAAGACGCAGCCGCTGGCGACGCTGAACGGCACGCTGTGCGCCGTCCCGCGCACCATCGTGGCGATCCTGGAGAACCACCAGCAGGCCGACGGCTCAGTGCGCGTCCCGGAGGTGCTCCGGCCGTACCTTGGGGGACGCACCACTCTGGACCCCAAGTAA